The nucleotide window TCTAGAATTCAAAGAATGGGAGCAAATATTGCTAAAGATTCTGCTAGAGGTCTTATAAGTTTAATCATAAACTATATTATAAGAAAAATCTTATCTATGGATATTAAAGATACCCAATGTGGTGCTAAAATATTTAGAAAAGATGTGGTAAGATTACTGTTTAGTGAAAAGTTTTTAACTAAATGGTTGTTTGATGTAGAATTATTTATTCGATTAAGAAAAACTTTTAGTTTAGAGAAAGCTAAAAAAATGATATGTGAACAACCTTTAAAGCGATGGATCCATGTTGATGGTTCAAAATTATCAATGAAAGATTCATTTAAGATTATTTTTCAATTAGGACAAATAATATGGAAATATAGAAAAAGGGAAGAAAAAATAGAATATCAACGAAGTTTTAAAGCAAAAATGACTTCATTAGAACAGAGTAGTTCTATTTAAGATATAAAACTTTCTTAAAAGTGTATTGTACTCTTATGTATATGTTTTTATGGTATAAACTTTGTTATTAGTGTAAGCTAATAATCAAAATAATATACAAAATGAAATACTTTTACACCCTTCTGTGTTTATTTCTTCTTTCATGTAACGATGTAGATTTCTCGTTAAATGAAAGTGATTTTTCATCAGTTACTTTTAAAGTAAATAGTAATGATACTAATCATCAGGCAAAAATAAGAACAGTATTTATTGAGTCAGGTTTTTTTAAATTTGATGATACATATGATGTTGGAAGTTTACCTTTTAAAAAATCATACAATGGAGAAATTAATTTTACTGCTAGTTTAGCTTTAGAATATCAAGATAAAACTACCAAAAACTTTGGAAATTACTCAATTGATATACAAATGTTCAGAGATAATATTTTAATTCAAGAAAGAGCTTTTATAATAGATTCTCCAGGAAAAAAGGTTAGTTTCGATGTTATGATAAATAAATAAAAATAGAATAAAAAGGAATGATAAAAAGGAAGATGTAGTCTTCCTTTTTTTATGTGTAAATATTTATCTTTGAAAATTATATTGGATAAATGAAAAACTACATAAAAGCAGCACGCCTGCGAACTTTGCCATTATCAGTATCAGGAATTATTGTTGGAGCTTTTTTAGGGAACTATGATTGTTTTATTACTGTTCAAGATACTTTTTTTAATTCAACGGTATGTGTAAAAAGAATACCTTTATACCAATCAGGAATTTTCTGGTTAGCAATTTTAACTACCATAGGTTTTCAAGTATTGTCTAATTTTGCTAATGATTATGGAGATGGTATTAAAGGAACTGATAACGATAGAAAAGGAGAAGCAAGAATGGTGTCATCTGGAGTAATTACACCTAAACAAATGAAAAGAGCAATGATTATTACTGCGATTATAACGTTAGTGATAGCTTTATTACTTATTTATGAGGCTTTTGGAAAAGAAAACTTTTTATACTCTGTAATTTTCTTTGCACTTGGAGTTTCATCTATAGTAGCAGCAATAAAATATACAGTAGGTAAATCTGCTTATGGGTATAGCGGATTTGGAGATGTCTTTGTTTTCATTTTCTTCGGTTTATTATCAGTAGTAGGTACTTATTTTTTATATGTAAAAGAGTTAAACTTCGTCATTTTTTTACCAGCTTTTACTGTTGGTTTATTAAGTACTGCAGTGTTGAATTTAAACAATATGCGAGATAGAGTAAATGATGCAAAATCAAATAAAAATACACTAGTTGTTAAATTAGGAGCTGAATCAGCAAAATATTAT belongs to Tenacibaculum sp. MAR_2010_89 and includes:
- the menA gene encoding 1,4-dihydroxy-2-naphthoate octaprenyltransferase is translated as MKNYIKAARLRTLPLSVSGIIVGAFLGNYDCFITVQDTFFNSTVCVKRIPLYQSGIFWLAILTTIGFQVLSNFANDYGDGIKGTDNDRKGEARMVSSGVITPKQMKRAMIITAIITLVIALLLIYEAFGKENFLYSVIFFALGVSSIVAAIKYTVGKSAYGYSGFGDVFVFIFFGLLSVVGTYFLYVKELNFVIFLPAFTVGLLSTAVLNLNNMRDRVNDAKSNKNTLVVKLGAESAKYYHYSLLVSSFLFTFLYTVIQYQSPFQFLFIVAYIPLIKHLIFVMKNKEEVLLDGELKKVALSTFLFAILFGLGQVL